TGATCAGGCTCGCGAAAACCTAGCTTCGCCGAGCAAACACGAGGAGATGAAGATGGTAGATGTCGCAAATACACGTCCGGAGGGCCAGGGACATGGGCTGCTTTGTCCTGCCTGCAGGGTCGATCTGGTCATGAGCGAGCGCCAGGGCATCGAGATCGACTATTGTCCGAAATGCCGTGGCGTTTGGCTGGATCGAGGCGAGCTCGACAAGATCATCGAGCGCAGCGCCGACGCTGGCCCCGCTCAAACCCAAACCTACGCACCGAAGCCCGCACCGCAACAGGGGCAGCCTAGTCCGTCCCAAGGCTACTACGATGACGGTCATGGTTCGGGGCACGGAGGACACCGTCGCAAGCGATCATTCCTGTCAGATCTCTTCGACTGAGATCTTTGCTTCGGGACCGCTGCGGCGCCCTTCCACTGATTACTGAGGATCAAACATGGGCGCAGGGCATTCACACGCGGTGGCAGTTCCGCCCGGAACCGCAGCGGGACGGCATAAGAGCAGACTCGTAGGGGCGCTCGCCCTCACCACGACGTTCATGGTGGTTGAGGTGATCGGCGGCCTGTGGACGGGCAGCCTTGCGCTCCTCGCGGATGCGGCGCACATGCTGACCGACGCTGGCGGCCTTGCCCTGGCGCTGATCGCCGTCCGTTTTGCGGAACGCCCGGCGACGCCGCAGAAAACCTACGGTTTTGCTCGCATGGAGGTACTGTCGGCGCTTACGAATGCCGTCGTGCTCCTTCTACTGACCGTTTATATCTTCTACGAGGCCTATCAGCGTTTCCTGAACCCGCCGGAAATTCTAGCTGGACCGATGCTTGCCGTGGCGGTGGTCGGGCTTGTGGTCAACTTGATCAGCATGAGGCTCCTGTCCGCCGGGTCGTCGGAAAGCCTCAATGTAAAGGGAGCCTATTTCGAGGTGCTCAGCGACATGCTGGGCTCGCTCGGCGTCATCGTCGCCGCAGGCGTCATCATGCTCACCGGCTGGACGCTGGCCGATCCGATCATCGGCGCTGGCATCGGGCTTTTTATCATTCCGCGCACGTGGATATTGTTGAAGCAGGCAATCCACATCCTGATGGAAGGCACGCCGCCCCAAGTCAATATAGCGCTGCTGGAGCGAAAGTTGCTGGACATTTCCGGCGTGACAGCCGTCCACGATCTTCATGTCTGGACGATAACCTCCGGCATCGACGCCATGAGCTGCCACCTGGTCGTGGCCGACATGGCCCAGGCGCGGATGACGCTTATCAGCGCAAATGAGGCGATGAAGACCGGTTTCGGCCTGACACATGCGACGATCCAGATCGAGGATCAGAACCTGCGTGAGGCTGAGTGCGAATTAAGGCTATAGTGCTAGCAGGGGAAGGCGACTGGACAACCGGCCGGACGAACGCGACGGCGATGGTTGGCGCTGCGGGTGGACGTGCTTGAAGAACGGGCCGGTTTCCCTGGAAATCTTGCCCCGGCGAAAAACGGAGACCGAGATGGGAAAACATGGCCACCATGACCGCGGGTATCGCGATAGTTACTATCGGAGAAACGATCGCGATCCGAAGATGACGGGGGAGCCGGTCGATTATGATGCGCGTCCGAGCCTGCCGAGAAAACTGCCGATGGCTGTCGTTCTTGTCGGCCTCGTTCTGTGGTCGCTTCTCGCCTGGGTCGGTTATGCCCTGGTTGATCCCGTCCTCGGCTGGGTGGCGGCCAATGCCGGCCTCCTGGTGGACGGCGGGAAGGGCCTCGCGACCGGAGCCGGCAAGGAGGTTGGCAGTGTCGTCGATAATCTCAACGTTAGCGGCTTTTTGGGACAAGCCATCGCCTTGCTCCGAGTCATCGTGAAGCCGGCGATTATTGTTCTCTGGGTGATCGGTACCCTTGTCCTCATTGCCGCGCCCGTGATTCTGCCGAGGGTCGGCCGGCTGCTTGGTGGGCGCCGGCACTGATCGCGTCTGCCAACTTCTGCAACCATGACAGCGGCTCGAACCGCATCACCGACTCATTGAGCACCCCGTCGGTCTTTAGGATCTGCTTCAGGGGCGGCATTCTTGAGTGGGGCGAGATAGCGCAAGGTCACATAGGTGACCGCGCTTAGGATCACGGCGATAGCCCATCATGTGTTGAATTGCATCCAAAAATACCCACTTTCAGGGGTAATTTGGCACCAGCCGGTTCATGTTTTTAGCGCTGCAGACGTCTTGGTCAACAAATCCGGCAAGTTGGCCAGGCCCTGCGCAC
This region of Pseudomonas mandelii genomic DNA includes:
- a CDS encoding TFIIB-type zinc ribbon-containing protein is translated as MVDVANTRPEGQGHGLLCPACRVDLVMSERQGIEIDYCPKCRGVWLDRGELDKIIERSADAGPAQTQTYAPKPAPQQGQPSPSQGYYDDGHGSGHGGHRRKRSFLSDLFD
- a CDS encoding cation diffusion facilitator family transporter — protein: MGAGHSHAVAVPPGTAAGRHKSRLVGALALTTTFMVVEVIGGLWTGSLALLADAAHMLTDAGGLALALIAVRFAERPATPQKTYGFARMEVLSALTNAVVLLLLTVYIFYEAYQRFLNPPEILAGPMLAVAVVGLVVNLISMRLLSAGSSESLNVKGAYFEVLSDMLGSLGVIVAAGVIMLTGWTLADPIIGAGIGLFIIPRTWILLKQAIHILMEGTPPQVNIALLERKLLDISGVTAVHDLHVWTITSGIDAMSCHLVVADMAQARMTLISANEAMKTGFGLTHATIQIEDQNLREAECELRL